A stretch of Paenibacillus mucilaginosus 3016 DNA encodes these proteins:
- a CDS encoding carbohydrate ABC transporter permease, with translation MTHRSIGDKLFDTCNYILLSGLMIVTLYPFLYVLFASLSTPSELVKHTGILWKPAGFYLEGYKLVLKNPMIAVGYKNTLFYVTAGTVLNVFFTALFAFVLSRRDLYWKKYMMMMIVFTMFFSGGLIPEYMLIKNLGLLDTRWSLIVPGLIATWNLIIMRTSFQSIPYELEEAAKMDGASDWTVFAKVILPLSVPLLAVMVLFYGVAHWNAWASALIYLRDRDLFPLQLVLREILIQNSTTETTNLSTASDPFLGEVVKYATIIVATVPILIVYPLIQRHFTKGVMIGALKG, from the coding sequence ATGACCCATAGAAGCATAGGCGATAAACTGTTCGATACCTGCAATTATATCCTTCTCAGCGGCTTGATGATCGTCACCCTGTATCCGTTCCTGTATGTGCTCTTCGCTTCCCTCAGCACCCCGTCGGAGCTCGTGAAGCATACCGGCATTTTGTGGAAGCCGGCCGGGTTCTATCTTGAAGGCTACAAGCTGGTGCTCAAAAACCCGATGATCGCGGTCGGTTACAAAAATACGCTGTTCTATGTGACGGCCGGCACGGTGCTCAATGTTTTTTTCACGGCGCTGTTCGCCTTCGTACTCTCCCGCCGGGACTTGTATTGGAAGAAATACATGATGATGATGATCGTCTTCACGATGTTCTTCAGCGGCGGACTGATCCCCGAGTATATGCTGATCAAGAATCTGGGGCTGCTGGATACAAGATGGTCGCTCATCGTCCCCGGGCTGATCGCCACCTGGAATCTGATCATCATGCGCACCTCGTTCCAGTCGATTCCCTATGAGCTGGAGGAAGCCGCGAAGATGGACGGAGCTTCGGACTGGACGGTGTTCGCCAAGGTGATCCTGCCGTTATCCGTACCGCTGCTGGCCGTCATGGTGCTGTTCTATGGGGTGGCCCATTGGAACGCCTGGGCCAGCGCTCTCATTTACTTGAGAGACAGAGACCTCTTCCCGCTGCAGCTCGTCCTTCGGGAAATCCTGATCCAGAACAGCACGACGGAGACGACCAATTTGTCCACAGCCAGTGATCCGTTCCTCGGCGAGGTGGTCAAGTACGCCACCATCATCGTGGCCACCGTCCCGATCCTGATCGTATACCCCCTCATTCAGCGGCACTTCACCAAGGGGGTCATGATCGGAGCGCTGAAGGGCTAG